In Bos javanicus breed banteng chromosome 2, ARS-OSU_banteng_1.0, whole genome shotgun sequence, the following proteins share a genomic window:
- the PLA2G2F gene encoding group IIF secretory phospholipase A2 — translation MGLGAHHTPRLSLAVLPAARSSLLNLKSMVETVTGRNAILSFVGYGCYCGLGGRGLPMDEVDWCCHAHDCCYQKLFDLGCRTYVDHYDYTIENDTDIVCSELNQTECDKQTCECDRSVVLCLQKQTYREEYRNYLNIYCQGPTPNCSIYEPSPVPP, via the exons ATGGGGCTGGGAGCTCACCACACCCCTCGGCTCTCTCTCGCAGTCCTGCCTGCAGCCCGCAGCAGCCTGCTCAACCTCAAGTCCATGGTGGAGACGGTCACTGGGAGGAACGCCATCTTGTCCTTCGTGGGCTACGGCTGCTACTGCGGGCTGGGGGGCCGCGGCCTGCCCATGGACGAGGTGGACTG GTGCTGCCATGCCCATGACTGCTGCTACCAGAAGCTCTTTGACCTGGGCTGCCGCACCTATGTGGACCACTACGACTACACCATCGAGAACGACACTGACATCGTCTGCA GCGAGCTCAACCAGACCGAGTGTGACAAGCAGACGTGCGAGTGCGACAGGAGCGTGGTTCTGTGCCTCCAGAAGCAGACATACAGGGAGGAGTACCGCAACTATCTCAACATCTACTGCCAGGGCCCCACACCCAACTGCAGCATCTACGAGCCGTCCCCCGTGCCGCCCTAG